The following nucleotide sequence is from Psychroflexus torquis ATCC 700755.
ATCCCAGTATCCCAAAAAAGGATTATTTGGGTCATGTACTCTTTGGGATAAACCCTTATGTATTTGTGGTGTAATAATTTTAGACGTTTTATTTTTAGGCTTATCAGTTAACATCATCTCAACCCCACCAGCATTGTAGTTCACAATCCACCTTTCTAGGGTTCTGATATGAATCCCTAAAAAATCAGCTAATTCTTGTCGGGTTTCAAATTTGCCAGACTTAATGGCTAGCAAACTCTTTAAACGTTTTTCTGCTTTTAAGGTTTTCTGTTTTAACAAGAGTTTCTTTAGCTCCGAATCTGATTCCTTGATCTCTAAAATTGCTTTTCTTCCCATTCATAAATATACGAAAAATATACGGCAATACAAAACTTATTTGGTATAAGTAGTTTACCTGAATTTGTTAGTTTTTAGATTCAACTGATACTAATAACGAGTAGAAAATAATTGAGTATTTTTTGGAAAAGATTCGATAGTGCCTTAAAAAATGA
It contains:
- a CDS encoding helix-turn-helix domain-containing protein; amino-acid sequence: MGRKAILEIKESDSELKKLLLKQKTLKAEKRLKSLLAIKSGKFETRQELADFLGIHIRTLERWIVNYNAGGVEMMLTDKPKNKTSKIITPQIHKGLSQRVHDPNNPFLGYWDAQNWVEQEYGVVVKYQRIREYLIQHFKTKPKTPRKSHYKKDVEAEKAFLKTP